Below is a genomic region from Raphanus sativus cultivar WK10039 chromosome 4, ASM80110v3, whole genome shotgun sequence.
GCCTTGACAGATGCCACTGGTGTGTTCACCTTTGTGCTCGAGTTCTCTGACACGCTTTTGTATGATCCAAGTTACTGTGTCGTGGAAGCAAATATTCCGGCGGGAAACTGCACTCTTTCTCCACCGAACGGCACCATCACAGCCACAGTTAATCTTGTCAATGTTTTCATCACGAGTGTCTTAGTCGTCGCTAACTATACAACCAGTCCATTTGTCCAGAATACTTCATAAATACGATTTTCGTTTCCTTAAACGTATATATTCCATGCATGGCTTTTACGTTGCGTTGTTGTTAAATATAGTGAGAAATAAATAAGTGATGCATCTTTCTGTATTTAAATGATCAAATATacttgataataataataatacatcaTATTCATATGGgctattttaactttttaaggGAAACATAAGAAAGATAAATCTCTGTTCTAAACTTATGAGCTTATTTTGTGAGAGCCCACAATGACTTTATTAGCTCTATATGGGCTAATCACATAGTCTACAAATccaatacacatatataatgGGACCGTTGACCAAAAAGGATTAACAGTGTGGTCCCTCCATGAAGTGGGGAATCTTTTCACTGTTTTGGATTCATTCACCATTTGTAATAATACAAGCTTGACCCGTTTCTCTTGAATGTGACAATTCAAGTTTGACCCGTTTCTCTCTCGAATCATAGGATTCTTCAAAACCCAACTTTAATGATCTTGAATGTTGTAGACTTGCAGTCTTGTAGAAACAAGGAAGGTACCTAGAAAAGAGAGAGTTAAAAGAAATGGCTAAGTTCTTCATAAATCAAGCCAAGCAATACGCTGCAGCCCGACCTAATTACCCGATCCAACTCTTCGAGTTCATTGCATCGAAAACACCATGCCACGACCTTGCATGGGACGTTGGTGCCGGAAGCGGCCAGGCCTCACGATCGGTAACAATGCTTATTGttttactaatttatatatGCAAATTCCATTTTTCTTGTTGttctttaattttaatacaaaaccAATAGGTGGATTTGTCAATAAATAtctaatcatattatattttatttgttgaaaacaattcaacATAACATCTttagtttttcatttttgtagCTAGCTGGAATCTACAAGAATGTCATTGCTACCGACACAAGCTCCAAGCAACTTGAGTTTGCTGCAAAGCTTCCCAACGTACGTTACGAGCTCACTCCACCAGTGTTGTCTTTGTCGGAGATCGAACAGCTAGTAGCGCCTGAATCATCGGTGGACTTAGTCACCGTCGCTCAAGCCCTTCACTGGTTCGACCTACCGACCTTTTACAGCAACGTGAAACACGTGCTCAAGAAACCAGACGGAGTATTCGCCGCCTGGTGTTACACCAACCCTGAGATCAACGCCGCCGTTGACGAGGTTTTCCGGAGGTTTTACGAGGAAAAACTTGGCCCGTATTGGGATAAAGCTAGGCGGCTTGTTGAAGGTGGGTACAAGGAAATAGAGTTTCCGTTCGAGAAGATCGTGGATGAGTCAACGGAAAGTCAAACTTTTCCTGTTAGGTTTGTGACGGAGAGAGAGATGGGGATTGAAGAGTTTCTGACGTATCTGAGGTCATCTTCGGCTTATCAGACGGCTAAAGATAAGGGGGTTGAGCTTTTAACGGCGGAGATGGAAGGAGAGTTTGTTGGTTCGTGGAAAGAAGACggtgaagagaagaaagttgtTAGGTTTCCTATCTATTTGTTGATTGGTAGAGTTGGAGAAAATCGTGTCTGAAACTGAATATCTGTCTTcttgatttgaattgtcaaaaAGAGTTCCAAATAATTGAAAAACTTGAATAAATGTCTCACTTACAACCAAACAcacatttattttgaaagacAACACATGGGTTTGTAGATGAGTTATGGGGGCCACGAGTGAGAGTGACATAGTAACATAGGTCGACCATGTTGTGTAGTTCCAGCTTCCTCGGGGATCGAATCTTTCGCTAAGCAGCCACAAACTATACTTGTCCTCTTTCTCTCTGCAGCACATGCGACTACACGCCACTTTGTGGCTACTATACTAGTATCGACTCTTGCTATAGTTTAGTCTTCTTTGGATTAAAAATTACTAGTTTAGTTCCCAATTTATAGAAACTACCAGCAAAATCGTTTGGATTTCGTGGTTGCAGCAGCTTAGATACAGATTCCATTTATCCCTGTCGAGACTAACTGCTCAGATTTGATGGATATAACTACTAAATCGATTAATTAGTCGGTCTCACATAAAAATTAGTTTCATTTCGTGTTTCACATAATTTTGAGGGTTCAAGCTTAACCCATATTTTCAAGAGCCAAAATGTATGCGTAGATTTATTAACAAAAGAGGGTAAAATCATATGTGTGTATTTTTTCCATCTAAACTAGACATAAATCGGATATAGTTGTTCATCGGAATAATTTTCCTACCAGCCAACTTATGATCCGTTGTCAAGAAAAACTACCAACAAGTTAGTAAATGGCAGAAGTTTTTTGGCTCATCAACTTCGGGTCTAGTTGATACACATTCATAATTCATTGTGGTCTGTAGAATTATCACAACGTCGTTTCGAACCCTAATTTTGAATAAACCAGGCTAAACTATATTCATCTTGGTTTGACTAAAACATTGACACGATGATTGTGTTAGGTTCGTATGACTTTGGGCGTTTAGTTAGGATTTCCAAATATGTTGGGCATTTTATTTGGATGTTAATCTTTAATGTCAGTGATGGATAACAAggataattttgaaatttttataattttcattacTCTAATTTTTATCGGTTGTTGTCCATTTCTTTTATACCAATAACAAAGATATCTATCACCATCTTGATGGTGTTCTGATGGATGTCTTTTCTGTCCAACTAAATGCTAAAAACATTTGCAATTTGGAGAATTTTGGAGGATATTACTAGCGGCCAGCAGAAATACAATTGTGTGTATATAGGCGTGTGAAGACGAACGAACATCCTAAGAACTTTCAAACTTGTAGCGATATGAAAAGTCATACCCAATGTCGAAATATCCACATGTCCAAAACATCGTTGTGATTGAGTCATTCCGAGGTgcaaaatatgaaataatatatgaTCTCATCTTGTATGAAACTTTTACAACTCAATTATTTATTCAttcagtaaaattaaaatttaagcaTTTATACTGACTTATAGGAGATCATATTGTAGTTTATAAAAGACTCAAGTCCATATCAAACTTCAAGATAATTACCAAATTTTATCAGCATTTGAACATGTTTGTCCATTTCTCTGCTATCTAAATTTCACTTCTCTCCATATTCTTAACAAGGTATGTTTGTGTCCTAAAGAGACATTAAAATAACCTTAGAAAGAATTTGTTCTTCCGGCGGGGTTTTTGATTCTTTAGGAGTAGCACAATCATTCTTCTACGCTTTgcttattataaatttaatgcaTTAATAAAGTTTATTTGCGAACCACCTAATAAAAAATCTTGTGCTGGTACGAATATTCCACGCCTCACAATGTGTGGTTAGGACTTGACAAACGGCGCAAATGCCTTTTATTTATCTCACGTAATTTCAACTGAGACTTGGCTTTTGTTGTGGACCTTATTGTGTGCTTGTATCTTTCGTTTACTTCCAACTTAGAGTTCGGCGGAATCTATTTAACATTTAGAGTGAAACTCGTAAGGAGTAAATAGATTCACATTGTGTAGAAAAcgaaaaggagaagaaaacaTTAGAGATTGGGAGGGTCCATGATCCATATTCACAGGCCACGAGTCTAGTGGAGGACAGTTGGTCTGTACTCTTGCTTGGACAATGCTTGTGGACACAGTCTCTCTAATTTGATTCTTCTAAAACTGAACTTTGTACCAAAATATTATTGGGTGTAAAGTGTTGTAGAGTCTTTTACAACCATAActttttttctcaaatattaaatatttttcaatcatatttacacaagttttaaagaaaaattataacttgtatttcctttttttgatcataaaaacaaaataccTAGAGTAATACAAAGTAGTTGTTAATGAAAT
It encodes:
- the LOC108848918 gene encoding uncharacterized protein LOC108848918; the protein is MAKFFINQAKQYAAARPNYPIQLFEFIASKTPCHDLAWDVGAGSGQASRSLAGIYKNVIATDTSSKQLEFAAKLPNVRYELTPPVLSLSEIEQLVAPESSVDLVTVAQALHWFDLPTFYSNVKHVLKKPDGVFAAWCYTNPEINAAVDEVFRRFYEEKLGPYWDKARRLVEGGYKEIEFPFEKIVDESTESQTFPVRFVTEREMGIEEFLTYLRSSSAYQTAKDKGVELLTAEMEGEFVGSWKEDGEEKKVVRFPIYLLIGRVGENRV